One genomic segment of Echeneis naucrates chromosome 18, fEcheNa1.1, whole genome shotgun sequence includes these proteins:
- the LOC115058455 gene encoding uncharacterized protein LOC115058455 isoform X1 translates to MFLLSFFILAGVMAVDSEVTHYQLKNNPLCLHVSKPEKYKRGEWTFAENLVADNDEINPKFTDKVVYNRQNFSLCLKNLTDADTGIYKLALKTVNLTSVSETHRVIVQENVPKPVIKMSVQHSNLSVGTCNITVNCSIQDDWVWSVCVKDSCTTSQKSLSKVNISISTNYRTVFCSGNNYVSTNNVSESIATMCKYTILFLNTNITYTVLLYRYKLVLVDFFYYILTRHYLLIVCCFFPGFSKSIAENDKEAENKTSQSPFVVIIVFVVSLCLCAFMAFMAKKISSECNQHQEQASTSQFIRSQPLDSELQPEPRCSTSSSEAEASYENVDTTQTSNVRETLECVPSETVDTVYSILQAQNLMPPPGKGDSSKDAKGHKTTRGVSTSQPVTVDKPEPPAQTESLYSVLQPTKSEVTAPPAGQTGYEQR, encoded by the exons ATGTTCCTTCTGAGTTTCTTCATTCTTGCAG GAGTGATGGCTGTGGACTCAGAAGTGACGCATTACCAACTTAAAAACAACCCACTATGTCTACATGTTAGCAAACCAGAGAAATATAAAAGGGGTGAATGGACCTTTGCTGAAAACCTTGTTGCTGATAATGATGAAATCAACCCCAAATTCACAGACAAAGTGGTATACAATCGTCAGAACTTTTCCTTGTGCCTAAAAAATCTGACGGACGCGGACACTGGCATCTATAAACTTGCTTTAAAAACCGTTAATCTGACATCTGtgtcagagacacacagagtcaTTGTTCAAG AAAATGTTCCTAAACCTGTCATCAAAATGTCAGTGCAGCACTCCAATCTGTCTGTTGGAACCTGCAATATCACGGTCAACTGCTCCATTCAGGATGACTGggtttggtctgtgtgtgttaaggaCAGTTGCACAACATCTCAGAAGTCACTCAGTAAGGTCAACATCAGCATTTCCACCAACTACAGAACAGTTTTCTGCAGTGGCAACAACTATGTTAGCACAAATAATGTTTCTGAAAGCATAGCAACAATGTGTAAGTAcacaatattgtttttaaataccAATATAACATATACAGTATTGTTATATCGATATAAACTTGTccttgttgattttttttattatatattgaCCAGGCATTATCTGctaattgtttgttgtttttttccaggctTCAGTAAATCAATtgctgaaaatgacaaagaagcTGAAAATAAGACATCACAATCACCTTTTGTTGTAataattgtttttgtggtgtctctgtgtctctgtgcattTATGGCTTTCATGGCCAAGAAGATTTCTTCAGAATGTAATCAGCATCAG GAACAGGCATCGACTTCTCAGTTCATACGAAGTCAGCCTCTGGACTCAGAGTTACAACCTGAGCCCAGGTGCTCTACCTCTTCCAGTGAGGCTGAGGCTTCTTATGAAAATGTGGATACCACACAGACCAGCAATGTAAGAGAGACACTGGAGTGCGTGCCTAGTGAGACAGTAGACACTGTCTACAGTATTTTACAGGCACAGAATTTGATGCCGCCTCCTGGCAAGGGTGACAGCAGTAAAGATGCAAAAGGACACAAAACGACAAGGGGTGTGTCAACTTCACAGCCTGTCACTGTGGATAAACCAGAACCCCCAGCACAAACGGAGTCATTGTACAGTGTTCTACAGCCAACAAAATCTGAAGTCACAGCACCACCAGCAGGCCAAACAGGATATGAGCAGAGATGA
- the LOC115058455 gene encoding T-lymphocyte surface antigen Ly-9 isoform X2, translated as MFLLSFFILAGVMAVDSEVTHYQLKNNPLCLHVSKPEKYKRGEWTFAENLVADNDEINPKFTDKVVYNRQNFSLCLKNLTDADTGIYKLALKTVNLTSVSETHRVIVQENVPKPVIKMSVQHSNLSVGTCNITVNCSIQDDWVWSVCVKDSCTTSQKSLSKVNISISTNYRTVFCSGNNYVSTNNVSESIATMCFSKSIAENDKEAENKTSQSPFVVIIVFVVSLCLCAFMAFMAKKISSECNQHQEQASTSQFIRSQPLDSELQPEPRCSTSSSEAEASYENVDTTQTSNVRETLECVPSETVDTVYSILQAQNLMPPPGKGDSSKDAKGHKTTRGVSTSQPVTVDKPEPPAQTESLYSVLQPTKSEVTAPPAGQTGYEQR; from the exons ATGTTCCTTCTGAGTTTCTTCATTCTTGCAG GAGTGATGGCTGTGGACTCAGAAGTGACGCATTACCAACTTAAAAACAACCCACTATGTCTACATGTTAGCAAACCAGAGAAATATAAAAGGGGTGAATGGACCTTTGCTGAAAACCTTGTTGCTGATAATGATGAAATCAACCCCAAATTCACAGACAAAGTGGTATACAATCGTCAGAACTTTTCCTTGTGCCTAAAAAATCTGACGGACGCGGACACTGGCATCTATAAACTTGCTTTAAAAACCGTTAATCTGACATCTGtgtcagagacacacagagtcaTTGTTCAAG AAAATGTTCCTAAACCTGTCATCAAAATGTCAGTGCAGCACTCCAATCTGTCTGTTGGAACCTGCAATATCACGGTCAACTGCTCCATTCAGGATGACTGggtttggtctgtgtgtgttaaggaCAGTTGCACAACATCTCAGAAGTCACTCAGTAAGGTCAACATCAGCATTTCCACCAACTACAGAACAGTTTTCTGCAGTGGCAACAACTATGTTAGCACAAATAATGTTTCTGAAAGCATAGCAACAATGT gctTCAGTAAATCAATtgctgaaaatgacaaagaagcTGAAAATAAGACATCACAATCACCTTTTGTTGTAataattgtttttgtggtgtctctgtgtctctgtgcattTATGGCTTTCATGGCCAAGAAGATTTCTTCAGAATGTAATCAGCATCAG GAACAGGCATCGACTTCTCAGTTCATACGAAGTCAGCCTCTGGACTCAGAGTTACAACCTGAGCCCAGGTGCTCTACCTCTTCCAGTGAGGCTGAGGCTTCTTATGAAAATGTGGATACCACACAGACCAGCAATGTAAGAGAGACACTGGAGTGCGTGCCTAGTGAGACAGTAGACACTGTCTACAGTATTTTACAGGCACAGAATTTGATGCCGCCTCCTGGCAAGGGTGACAGCAGTAAAGATGCAAAAGGACACAAAACGACAAGGGGTGTGTCAACTTCACAGCCTGTCACTGTGGATAAACCAGAACCCCCAGCACAAACGGAGTCATTGTACAGTGTTCTACAGCCAACAAAATCTGAAGTCACAGCACCACCAGCAGGCCAAACAGGATATGAGCAGAGATGA